The Elephas maximus indicus isolate mEleMax1 chromosome 19, mEleMax1 primary haplotype, whole genome shotgun sequence genome contains a region encoding:
- the KCNJ16 gene encoding inward rectifier potassium channel 16 isoform X2 produces the protein MSYYGGGHRIVNVNPKYPFYPPEHIIAEKRRARRRLLHKDGSCNVYFKHIFGEWGSYMVDIFTTLVDTKWRHMFVIFSLSYILSWLIFGTIFWLIAFHHGDLLNDPAVTPCVDNVHSFTGAFLFSLETQTTIGYGYRCVTEECSMAVLMVIIQSILSCIINTFIIGAALAKMATARKRAQTIRFSYFALIGMRDGKLCLTWRIGDFRPNHVVEGTVRAQLLRYTEDSEGRMTMAFKDLKLVNDQIILVTPVTIVHEIDHESPLYALDRKAVAKDNFEILVTFIYTGDSTGTSHQSRSSYVPREILWGHRFHDVLEVKRKYYKVNCLQFEGSVEVYAPFCSAKQLDWKDQQLQNMEKAPPVQGSSTSDTKVRRRSFSAVAIVSSCENPEEPTTSAVDE, from the exons ATGAGCTATTACGGTGGCGGCCATCGGATTGTAAACGTGAACCCTAAATATCCATTCTACCCCCCAGAACACATTATAGCTGAGAAAAGAAGAGCAAGAAGACGCCTGCTCCACAAAGATGGCAGTTGTAATGTGTATTTCAAGCACATTTTTGGAGAATGGGGAAGCTATATGGTCGACATTTTCACCACTCTTGTGGACACCAAGTGGCGCCATATGTTtgtgatattttctttgtcttataTTCTTTCCTGGTTGATTTTTGGCACTATCTTTTGGCTAATAGCCTTTCATCATGGAGATCTATTGAATGATCCAGCCGTCACACCTTGTGTGGACAACGTCCATTCTTTCACAGGGGCGTTTTTGTTCTCCCTGGAGACCCAGACCACCATAGGTTATGGCTACCGCTGTGTCACTGAAGAATGTTCTATGGCAGTGCTCATGGTGATCATTCAGTCCATCTTAAGCTGCATCATAAATACCTTCATCATTGGAGCTGCCTTGGCCAAAATGGCAACTGCTCGAAAGAGAGCCCAGACCATTCGGTTTAGCTATTTTGCACTCATAGGCATGAGAGATGGGAAGCTTTGCCTCACGTGGCGCATTGGTGATTTCCGACCAAACCATGTGGTAGAAGGAACAGTGAGAGCCCAACTTCTCCGCTACACAGAAGACAGCGAAGGACGGATGACAATGGCATTTAAAGACCTAAAGTTAGTCAATGACCAGATCATCCTTGTCACACCAGTAACTATTGTTCATGAAATTGACCATGAGAGCCCTCTTTATGCCCTTGACCGCAAAGCAGTGGCCAAAGACAACTTTGAGATTTTGGTGACATTCATCTATACTGGTGATTCTACTGGAACATCTCACCAATCCAGAAGTTCCTATGTCCCCCGAGAAATTCTCTGGGGCCACAGGTTTCATGATGTCTTGGAAGTTAAGAGAAAGTATTACAAAGTGAACTGCTTACAGTTTGAGGGGAGTGTTGAAGTTTATGCTCCTTTTTGCAGTGCTAAACAATTGGATTGGAAAGATCAGCAGCTCCAAAACATGGAAAAAGCACCACCAGTCCAAGGATCCAGCACTTCAGACACCAAGGTCAGGCGAAGGTCATTTAGTGCAGTTGCCATTGTCAGCAGCTGTGAAAACCCCGAGGAGCCCACTACCTCTGCCGTGGATGAGT AA
- the KCNJ16 gene encoding inward rectifier potassium channel 16 isoform X1 → MSYYGGGHRIVNVNPKYPFYPPEHIIAEKRRARRRLLHKDGSCNVYFKHIFGEWGSYMVDIFTTLVDTKWRHMFVIFSLSYILSWLIFGTIFWLIAFHHGDLLNDPAVTPCVDNVHSFTGAFLFSLETQTTIGYGYRCVTEECSMAVLMVIIQSILSCIINTFIIGAALAKMATARKRAQTIRFSYFALIGMRDGKLCLTWRIGDFRPNHVVEGTVRAQLLRYTEDSEGRMTMAFKDLKLVNDQIILVTPVTIVHEIDHESPLYALDRKAVAKDNFEILVTFIYTGDSTGTSHQSRSSYVPREILWGHRFHDVLEVKRKYYKVNCLQFEGSVEVYAPFCSAKQLDWKDQQLQNMEKAPPVQGSSTSDTKVRRRSFSAVAIVSSCENPEEPTTSAVDECKEAPYQKALVTLNRITVESQM, encoded by the coding sequence ATGAGCTATTACGGTGGCGGCCATCGGATTGTAAACGTGAACCCTAAATATCCATTCTACCCCCCAGAACACATTATAGCTGAGAAAAGAAGAGCAAGAAGACGCCTGCTCCACAAAGATGGCAGTTGTAATGTGTATTTCAAGCACATTTTTGGAGAATGGGGAAGCTATATGGTCGACATTTTCACCACTCTTGTGGACACCAAGTGGCGCCATATGTTtgtgatattttctttgtcttataTTCTTTCCTGGTTGATTTTTGGCACTATCTTTTGGCTAATAGCCTTTCATCATGGAGATCTATTGAATGATCCAGCCGTCACACCTTGTGTGGACAACGTCCATTCTTTCACAGGGGCGTTTTTGTTCTCCCTGGAGACCCAGACCACCATAGGTTATGGCTACCGCTGTGTCACTGAAGAATGTTCTATGGCAGTGCTCATGGTGATCATTCAGTCCATCTTAAGCTGCATCATAAATACCTTCATCATTGGAGCTGCCTTGGCCAAAATGGCAACTGCTCGAAAGAGAGCCCAGACCATTCGGTTTAGCTATTTTGCACTCATAGGCATGAGAGATGGGAAGCTTTGCCTCACGTGGCGCATTGGTGATTTCCGACCAAACCATGTGGTAGAAGGAACAGTGAGAGCCCAACTTCTCCGCTACACAGAAGACAGCGAAGGACGGATGACAATGGCATTTAAAGACCTAAAGTTAGTCAATGACCAGATCATCCTTGTCACACCAGTAACTATTGTTCATGAAATTGACCATGAGAGCCCTCTTTATGCCCTTGACCGCAAAGCAGTGGCCAAAGACAACTTTGAGATTTTGGTGACATTCATCTATACTGGTGATTCTACTGGAACATCTCACCAATCCAGAAGTTCCTATGTCCCCCGAGAAATTCTCTGGGGCCACAGGTTTCATGATGTCTTGGAAGTTAAGAGAAAGTATTACAAAGTGAACTGCTTACAGTTTGAGGGGAGTGTTGAAGTTTATGCTCCTTTTTGCAGTGCTAAACAATTGGATTGGAAAGATCAGCAGCTCCAAAACATGGAAAAAGCACCACCAGTCCAAGGATCCAGCACTTCAGACACCAAGGTCAGGCGAAGGTCATTTAGTGCAGTTGCCATTGTCAGCAGCTGTGAAAACCCCGAGGAGCCCACTACCTCTGCCGTGGATGAGTGTAAGGAAGCGCCTTATCAGAAAGCCCTCGTAACTTTAAATAGAATCACTGTAGAATCCCAAATGTAG